One segment of Camelus ferus isolate YT-003-E chromosome 26, BCGSAC_Cfer_1.0, whole genome shotgun sequence DNA contains the following:
- the LOC116659976 gene encoding serine/arginine repetitive matrix protein 1-like, giving the protein MDKVKSLAPKPPKPPPTNRSTRSSRSSRPSRPSRPSRPSRRPSRSSRPRRRRHNAQAAQAAQAAQAARAAQADAQTSQDAEAAPLKPPKPLRPPKPLKPLKPLKPTKPQTPPRSSRSSCPSRPSRPRRSRRPSRSSRSSRPSRPSRPSRSRRPNRSSRRRHKAQAAAQAAQAAQAAKAAQAVQAAAATTLKPLKLPKPLKPPKPLKATPTHRSSRSTALAAQADQAAAATTLEPLKTPKPPPPQRSSRSSCPSRRPSRASRLSRSGRPSRSRRRTNLSRRKAAPLKPPKPLRPPKPLKPLKPLKLPKPQPPMPPKPPPPPRSSRSSCPRRSRRPSRSSRSSRPSRTSRTRRSSRPKRSSRRRHKAQAAAQAAAQAAQAAQAAKAAQAAQAASATTLKPLKLPKPLKPTKPTKPPPPKPLKPQKPPPTHRSSRSSRPSTSSRPSRSGLPSLSSRSSRPSRQSRSSRSSRRPTTLKPLKLPKPLKPPKPTKPPPPKPLKPQKPPPTHRSRRSSRPSTSSRPSRSGLPSLSSRSSRPSRPRRPSFSERNQNWVLICIYQKSTPMLGGGGSNLVF; this is encoded by the exons ATGGACAAAGTAAAGAGTCTGG CGCCCAAGCCGCCCAAGCCGCCGCCGACAAACCGCTCAACCCGCTCAAGCCGCTCAAGCCGCCCTAGCCGCCCAAGCCGCCCTAGCCGCCCAAGCCGCCGCCCAAGCCGCTCAAGCCGCCCAAGACGCCGCCGCCACAACGCCCAAGCCGCTCAAGCTGCCCAAGCCGCTCAAGCCGCTCGAGCCGCTCAAGCCGACGCACAAACCTCTCAAGACGCCGAAGCCGCGCCGCTGAAGCCGCCCAAGCCGCTCAGGCCTCCCAAGCCTCTCAAACCTCTCAAGCCGCTCAAGCCGACAAAGCCGCAGACGCCACCCCGCTCAAGCCGCTCAAGCTGCCCAAGCCGCCCAAGCCGCCCAAGGCGCTCAAGACGCCCAAGCCGCTCAAGCCGCTCAAGCCGCCCAAGCCGCCCAAGCCGCCCAAGTCGCTCAAGACGCCCAAACCGCTCAAGCCGCCGCCGCCACAAAGCTCAAGCCGCTGCCCAAGCCGCTCAAGCCGCTCAGGCCGCCAAAGCCGCTCAAGCAGTCCAAGCGGCCGCCGCCACAACGCTCAAGCCGCTCAAGCTGCCAAAGCCGCTTAAGCCGCCCAAGCCGCTCAAGGCGACGCCGACACACCGCTCAAGCCGCTCAACCGCTCTGGCCGCCCAAGCCGACCAAGCCGCCGCCGCCACAACGCTCGAGCCGCTCAAGACGCCCAAGCCGCCGCCGCCACAACGATCAAGCCGCTCAAGCTGCCCAAGCCGCCGCCCAAGCCGCGCAAGCCGCTTAAGCCGCTCAGGCCGCCCAAGCCGCTCAAGACGCCGCACAAACCTCTCAAGACGAAAAGCCGCGCCGCTGAAGCCGCCCAAGCCGCTCAGGCCTCCCAAGCCTCTCAAGCCGCTCAAGCCGCTCAAGCTGCCCAAGCCACAGCCGCCCATGCCGCCCaagccgccgccgccaccccgCTCAAGCCGCTCAAGCTGCCCAAGGCGCTCAAGACGCCCAAGCCGCTCAAGCCGCTCCAGCCGCCCAAGCCGCACAAGCCGCACAAGGCGCTCAAGCCGCCCAAAACGCTCAAGCCGCCGCCGCCACAAAGCTCAAGCCGCTGCCCAAGCCGCCGCCCAAGCCGCTCAAGCCGCTCAGGCCGCCAAAGCCGCTCAAGCCGCTCAAGCGGCCTCCGCCACAACGCTCAAGCCGCTAAAGCTGCCAAAGCCGCTTAAGCCGACCAAGCCGACCAAGCCGCCGCCGCCCAAGCCGCTCAAGCCGCAGAAGCCGCCGCCGACACACCGCTCAAGCCGATCAAGCCGCCCAAGCACCTCAAGCCGCCCAAGCCGCTCAGGCCTCCCAAGCCTCTCAAGCCGCTCAAGCCGCCCAAGCCGCCAAAGCCGCTCAAGCCGCTCAAGCCGCCGCCCCACAACGCTCAAGCCGCTCAAGCTGCCCAAGCCGCTTAAGCCGCCCAAGCCGACCAAGCCGCCGCCGCCCAAGCCGCTCAAGCCGCAGAAGCCGCCGCCGACACACCGCTCAAGGCGATCAAGCCGCCCAAGCACCTCAAGCCGCCCAAGCCGCTCAGGCCTCCCAAGCCTCTCAAGCCGCTCAAGCCGCCCAAGCCGCCCAAGACGCCCAAGCTTCTCAGAAAGGAACCAGAATTGGGTCCTGATCTGTATTTACCAAAAATCTACTCCaatgctgggggggggggggagtaatcTTGTATTTTAA